A section of the Bombus fervidus isolate BK054 chromosome 9, iyBomFerv1, whole genome shotgun sequence genome encodes:
- the Kuz gene encoding zinc-dependent metalloprotease kuz isoform X1, whose translation MVTMISDTCGYVLFLLLLLLVPYIESARRLNEYIRHYEPLSYPTEEVHRGHLRAKRSVTRDNSVTLKFRSHGRDFHIRLKRDLATFSNNLIIEGPSGQTEDLDTSHIYQGHLVGEPGSHVFGSISDGVFHGKIISPRGGAWYVEKAHYYFPPHEINDTLHSVIYHENNVGDPYAHLRKGESGGCGITDDVVEWMDRVQNSAIPDVSRPVTTSKNEKIFKSQMKPWNGDQESPGHKYSREANEPSHRRTRRATRPKEDNKNTCSLFIQTDPLIWRHISEQLHHDAEKTREEILSLIAHHVTAVNYIYRDTRFDGRIKHRNIKFEVQRIKIDDDTACTPQQTYGEPNPFCMENIDVSNFLNLHSLGNHEDFCLAYVFTYRDFTGGTLGLAWVASASGASGGICERYKTYTETVGGMYQSTKRSLNTGIITFVNYNSRVPPKVSQLTLAHEIGHNFGSPHDFPPECRPGGLHGNYIMFASATSGDRPNNSKFSKCSIGNISNVLDAIEDNKKRNCFTASAGAFCGNKIVEAGEECDCGYDDDECVDKCCYPRQVSELDKIKNETAKGCTRKSGTQCSPSQGPCCSSESCQFVPLSKNVQCKAESDCSYNSTCNGRSSECPPPLPRANKTRCNEGTQLCINGECTGSICLEWNLTECFLTSNVIPNIDKRKLCELACQNGTDPSTCRSTSEFAHVVGLPEGGISLRPGSPCDNFQGYCDVFLKCRAVDAEGPLARLKNLLFNKDTLRTVAQWITEFWWAVLLMGIAFIIFMGLFIKCCAVHTPSSNPKKPPARRISDTLRRPMNTLRRMRHPHGGGGAGPRSIPPRQNQGGHGATRGPSHGYGEGRGAQYYPKAGYRSVPTASAPPSSSAAPNYGRSNHPELYAGAYSGSGGGGRASAYEMRHHNKV comes from the exons CTCGTCGATTGAATGAATATATCCGCCACTACGAACCTCTCTCTTATCCTACCGAAGAGGTCCACCGAGGTCACTTGAGGGCCAAGAGGTCGGTTACCCGCGACAATTCCGTGACTCTGAAGTTTCGTTCGCACGGAAGGGACTTCCACATCCGACTGAAGCGAGATCTGGCTACCTTTAGCAATAACTTAATTATCGAAGGCCCTTCCGGTCAAACGGAAGACCTCGATACCTCGCATATTTACCAGGGCCACTTGGTTG GTGAACCTGGCAGTCACGTGTTCGGAAGCATCAGCGACGGTGTTTTCCACGGAAAAATCATTTCGCCTCGCGGTGGCGCGTGGTACGTGGAAAAGGCGCACTATTACTTTCCGCCGCACGAGATAAATGACACGTTACATTCGGTCATTTATCATGAAAATAACGTCGGGGACCCGTACGCTCATCTTCGAAAAG GTGAATCCGGTGGTTGTGGTATCACTGATGATGTCGTGGAGTGGATGGACAGAGTTCAAAATTCTGCCATACCGGACGTTTCTCGTCCGGTAACCACGAGTAAAAACGAGAAGATATTCAAGTCTCAGATGAAACCGTGGAATGGTGATCAAGAATCACCGGGTCACAAATATTCGAGAGAAGCTAATGAACCTAGTCATCGAAGAACACGGAGGGCAACGAGGCCGAAGGAGGATAACAAAAACACttgttctctttttattcAAACCGATCCACTCATATGGAGACATATATCGGAACAG TTACATCATGACGCGGAGAAGACCAGAGAAGAAATACTGTCTCTGATCGCGCACCACGTTACCGCTGTGAATTACATCTATAGAGACACCAGATTTGACGGCAGAATCAAACATAGGAATATTAAATTCGAGGTGCAACGGATAAAG ATCGATGACGATACAGCTTGCACGCCCCAACAAACGTATGGCGAGCCAAACCCGTTCTGCATGGAGAACATTGACGTTagcaactttttaaatttgcatTCGCTCGGCAACCACGAAGATTTTTGCCTCGCCTATGTGTTCACATATAG AGATTTTACTGGCGGCACGCTTGGTCTTGCTTGGGTAGCCTCCGCATCCGGTGCATCCGGTGGCATTTGCGAAAGATACAAAACATACACGGAAACTGTCGGAGGAATGTATCAATCCACCAAGAGATCTTTGAATACCGGAATCATCacatttgttaattataatagCAGAGTACCACCGAAGGTGTCACAGCTGACATTGGCCCACGAGATAGGACATAATTTCGGATCACCT CACGATTTTCCACCGGAATGCAGACCTGGTGGATTGCACggaaattatattatgtttgcGTCAGCGACAAGCGGTGACCGACctaataatagtaaattttccaaatgCAGTATCGGTAATATCAGCAACGTTTTAGATGCTATCGAAGAcaacaagaaaagaaattgtttcacCG CTTCTGCTGGTGCATTCTGTGGGAATAAGATCGTCGAAGCTGGAGAAGAATGCGATTGCGGGTACGATGACGATGAATGCGTGGATAAATGTTGCTATCCGAGACAAGTGTCGGAATTGGATAAGATAAAGAATGAGACAGCAAAAGGCTGCACCAGGAAGTCCGGAACACAATGCAG CCCCAGTCAAGGGCCCTGCTGTTCCAGCGAATCGTGCCAGTTCGTTCCTCTCTCTAAAAATGTTCAATGCAAAGCGGAATCGGATTGTAGTTACAATTCGACTTGTAATGGACGATCCTCCGAATGTCCTCCACCATTGCCAAGGGCTAACAAAACTAGATGTAACGAGGGAACTCAG TTGTGCATCAATGGCGAGTGTACAGGATCGATTTGCCTAGAGTGGAACCTGACCGAGTGCTTTTTGACTAGTAACGTAATTCCAAACATCGATAAACGGAAATTGTGCGAATTAGCTTGTCAAAATGGAACCGATCCATCGACCTGCCGTAGTACTAGCGAATTTGCACACGTTGTTGGTCTGCCTGAAGGTGGAATTAGCCTCCGGCCTGGATCACCTTGTGATAACTttcaa GGATATTGTGATGTATTTTTGAAGTGTAGAGCGGTTGACGCGGAAGGACCATTAGCCAGACTGAAGAATCTTTTATTCAATAAGGACACGTTGCGTACAGTAGCACAATGGATAACT GAATTCTGGTGGGCAGTACTATTAATGGGAATAgcctttattattttcatgggTTTATTCATCAAGTGCTGTGCCGTTCATACTCCTTCGAGTAATCCTAAGAAACCACCAGCGAGACGTATTAGCGACACTTTAAGAAGACCGATGAATACTCTGAGAAGAatg cGACATCCACATGGCGGAGGTGGAGCCGGTCCCAGAAGTATAcctcctagacaaaatcaagGAGGCCATGGTGCTACTCGGGGCCCCTCTCACGGCTATGGAGAGGGTAGAGGTGCTCAGTATTATCCCAAAG
- the Kuz gene encoding zinc-dependent metalloprotease kuz isoform X2, translating to MVTMISDTCGYVLFLLLLLLVPYIESARRLNEYIRHYEPLSYPTEEVHRGHLRAKRSVTRDNSVTLKFRSHGRDFHIRLKRDLATFSNNLIIEGPSGQTEDLDTSHIYQGHLVGEPGSHVFGSISDGVFHGKIISPRGGAWYVEKAHYYFPPHEINDTLHSVIYHENNVGDPYAHLRKGESGGCGITDDVVEWMDRVQNSAIPDVSRPVTTSKNEKIFKSQMKPWNGDQESPGHKYSREANEPSHRRTRRATRPKEDNKNTCSLFIQTDPLIWRHISEQLHHDAEKTREEILSLIAHHVTAVNYIYRDTRFDGRIKHRNIKFEVQRIKIDDDTACTPQQTYGEPNPFCMENIDVSNFLNLHSLGNHEDFCLAYVFTYRDFTGGTLGLAWVASASGASGGICERYKTYTETVGGMYQSTKRSLNTGIITFVNYNSRVPPKVSQLTLAHEIGHNFGSPHDFPPECRPGGLHGNYIMFASATSGDRPNNSKFSKCSIGNISNVLDAIEDNKKRNCFTASAGAFCGNKIVEAGEECDCGYDDDECVDKCCYPRQVSELDKIKNETAKGCTRKSGTQCSPSQGPCCSSESCQFVPLSKNVQCKAESDCSYNSTCNGRSSECPPPLPRANKTRCNEGTQLCINGECTGSICLEWNLTECFLTSNVIPNIDKRKLCELACQNGTDPSTCRSTSEFAHVVGLPEGGISLRPGSPCDNFQGYCDVFLKCRAVDAEGPLARLKNLLFNKDTLRTVAQWITEFWWAVLLMGIAFIIFMGLFIKCCAVHTPSSNPKKPPARRISDTLRRPMNTLRRMRHPHGGGGAGPRSIPPRQNQGGHGATRGPSHGYGEGRGAQYYPKGYRSVPTASAPPSSSAAPNYGRSNHPELYAGAYSGSGGGGRASAYEMRHHNKV from the exons CTCGTCGATTGAATGAATATATCCGCCACTACGAACCTCTCTCTTATCCTACCGAAGAGGTCCACCGAGGTCACTTGAGGGCCAAGAGGTCGGTTACCCGCGACAATTCCGTGACTCTGAAGTTTCGTTCGCACGGAAGGGACTTCCACATCCGACTGAAGCGAGATCTGGCTACCTTTAGCAATAACTTAATTATCGAAGGCCCTTCCGGTCAAACGGAAGACCTCGATACCTCGCATATTTACCAGGGCCACTTGGTTG GTGAACCTGGCAGTCACGTGTTCGGAAGCATCAGCGACGGTGTTTTCCACGGAAAAATCATTTCGCCTCGCGGTGGCGCGTGGTACGTGGAAAAGGCGCACTATTACTTTCCGCCGCACGAGATAAATGACACGTTACATTCGGTCATTTATCATGAAAATAACGTCGGGGACCCGTACGCTCATCTTCGAAAAG GTGAATCCGGTGGTTGTGGTATCACTGATGATGTCGTGGAGTGGATGGACAGAGTTCAAAATTCTGCCATACCGGACGTTTCTCGTCCGGTAACCACGAGTAAAAACGAGAAGATATTCAAGTCTCAGATGAAACCGTGGAATGGTGATCAAGAATCACCGGGTCACAAATATTCGAGAGAAGCTAATGAACCTAGTCATCGAAGAACACGGAGGGCAACGAGGCCGAAGGAGGATAACAAAAACACttgttctctttttattcAAACCGATCCACTCATATGGAGACATATATCGGAACAG TTACATCATGACGCGGAGAAGACCAGAGAAGAAATACTGTCTCTGATCGCGCACCACGTTACCGCTGTGAATTACATCTATAGAGACACCAGATTTGACGGCAGAATCAAACATAGGAATATTAAATTCGAGGTGCAACGGATAAAG ATCGATGACGATACAGCTTGCACGCCCCAACAAACGTATGGCGAGCCAAACCCGTTCTGCATGGAGAACATTGACGTTagcaactttttaaatttgcatTCGCTCGGCAACCACGAAGATTTTTGCCTCGCCTATGTGTTCACATATAG AGATTTTACTGGCGGCACGCTTGGTCTTGCTTGGGTAGCCTCCGCATCCGGTGCATCCGGTGGCATTTGCGAAAGATACAAAACATACACGGAAACTGTCGGAGGAATGTATCAATCCACCAAGAGATCTTTGAATACCGGAATCATCacatttgttaattataatagCAGAGTACCACCGAAGGTGTCACAGCTGACATTGGCCCACGAGATAGGACATAATTTCGGATCACCT CACGATTTTCCACCGGAATGCAGACCTGGTGGATTGCACggaaattatattatgtttgcGTCAGCGACAAGCGGTGACCGACctaataatagtaaattttccaaatgCAGTATCGGTAATATCAGCAACGTTTTAGATGCTATCGAAGAcaacaagaaaagaaattgtttcacCG CTTCTGCTGGTGCATTCTGTGGGAATAAGATCGTCGAAGCTGGAGAAGAATGCGATTGCGGGTACGATGACGATGAATGCGTGGATAAATGTTGCTATCCGAGACAAGTGTCGGAATTGGATAAGATAAAGAATGAGACAGCAAAAGGCTGCACCAGGAAGTCCGGAACACAATGCAG CCCCAGTCAAGGGCCCTGCTGTTCCAGCGAATCGTGCCAGTTCGTTCCTCTCTCTAAAAATGTTCAATGCAAAGCGGAATCGGATTGTAGTTACAATTCGACTTGTAATGGACGATCCTCCGAATGTCCTCCACCATTGCCAAGGGCTAACAAAACTAGATGTAACGAGGGAACTCAG TTGTGCATCAATGGCGAGTGTACAGGATCGATTTGCCTAGAGTGGAACCTGACCGAGTGCTTTTTGACTAGTAACGTAATTCCAAACATCGATAAACGGAAATTGTGCGAATTAGCTTGTCAAAATGGAACCGATCCATCGACCTGCCGTAGTACTAGCGAATTTGCACACGTTGTTGGTCTGCCTGAAGGTGGAATTAGCCTCCGGCCTGGATCACCTTGTGATAACTttcaa GGATATTGTGATGTATTTTTGAAGTGTAGAGCGGTTGACGCGGAAGGACCATTAGCCAGACTGAAGAATCTTTTATTCAATAAGGACACGTTGCGTACAGTAGCACAATGGATAACT GAATTCTGGTGGGCAGTACTATTAATGGGAATAgcctttattattttcatgggTTTATTCATCAAGTGCTGTGCCGTTCATACTCCTTCGAGTAATCCTAAGAAACCACCAGCGAGACGTATTAGCGACACTTTAAGAAGACCGATGAATACTCTGAGAAGAatg cGACATCCACATGGCGGAGGTGGAGCCGGTCCCAGAAGTATAcctcctagacaaaatcaagGAGGCCATGGTGCTACTCGGGGCCCCTCTCACGGCTATGGAGAGGGTAGAGGTGCTCAGTATTATCCCAAAG
- the Kuz gene encoding zinc-dependent metalloprotease kuz isoform X3 yields the protein MVTMISDTCGYVLFLLLLLLVPYIESARRLNEYIRHYEPLSYPTEEVHRGHLRAKRSVTRDNSVTLKFRSHGRDFHIRLKRDLATFSNNLIIEGPSGQTEDLDTSHIYQGHLVGEPGSHVFGSISDGVFHGKIISPRGGAWYVEKAHYYFPPHEINDTLHSVIYHENNVGDPYAHLRKGESGGCGITDDVVEWMDRVQNSAIPDVSRPVTTSKNEKIFKSQMKPWNGDQESPGHKYSREANEPSHRRTRRATRPKEDNKNTCSLFIQTDPLIWRHISEQLHHDAEKTREEILSLIAHHVTAVNYIYRDTRFDGRIKHRNIKFEVQRIKIDDDTACTPQQTYGEPNPFCMENIDVSNFLNLHSLGNHEDFCLAYVFTYRDFTGGTLGLAWVASASGASGGICERYKTYTETVGGMYQSTKRSLNTGIITFVNYNSRVPPKVSQLTLAHEIGHNFGSPHDFPPECRPGGLHGNYIMFASATSGDRPNNSKFSKCSIGNISNVLDAIEDNKKRNCFTASAGAFCGNKIVEAGEECDCGYDDDECVDKCCYPRQVSELDKIKNETAKGCTRKSGTQCSPSQGPCCSSESCQFVPLSKNVQCKAESDCSYNSTCNGRSSECPPPLPRANKTRCNEGTQLCINGECTGSICLEWNLTECFLTSNVIPNIDKRKLCELACQNGTDPSTCRSTSEFAHVVGLPEGGISLRPGSPCDNFQGYCDVFLKCRAVDAEGPLARLKNLLFNKDTLRTVAQWITEFWWAVLLMGIAFIIFMGLFIKCCAVHTPSSNPKKPPARRISDTLRRPMNTLRRMRHPHGGGGAGPRSIPPRQNQGGHGATRGPSHGYGEGRGAQYYPKASAPPSSSAAPNYGRSNHPELYAGAYSGSGGGGRASAYEMRHHNKV from the exons CTCGTCGATTGAATGAATATATCCGCCACTACGAACCTCTCTCTTATCCTACCGAAGAGGTCCACCGAGGTCACTTGAGGGCCAAGAGGTCGGTTACCCGCGACAATTCCGTGACTCTGAAGTTTCGTTCGCACGGAAGGGACTTCCACATCCGACTGAAGCGAGATCTGGCTACCTTTAGCAATAACTTAATTATCGAAGGCCCTTCCGGTCAAACGGAAGACCTCGATACCTCGCATATTTACCAGGGCCACTTGGTTG GTGAACCTGGCAGTCACGTGTTCGGAAGCATCAGCGACGGTGTTTTCCACGGAAAAATCATTTCGCCTCGCGGTGGCGCGTGGTACGTGGAAAAGGCGCACTATTACTTTCCGCCGCACGAGATAAATGACACGTTACATTCGGTCATTTATCATGAAAATAACGTCGGGGACCCGTACGCTCATCTTCGAAAAG GTGAATCCGGTGGTTGTGGTATCACTGATGATGTCGTGGAGTGGATGGACAGAGTTCAAAATTCTGCCATACCGGACGTTTCTCGTCCGGTAACCACGAGTAAAAACGAGAAGATATTCAAGTCTCAGATGAAACCGTGGAATGGTGATCAAGAATCACCGGGTCACAAATATTCGAGAGAAGCTAATGAACCTAGTCATCGAAGAACACGGAGGGCAACGAGGCCGAAGGAGGATAACAAAAACACttgttctctttttattcAAACCGATCCACTCATATGGAGACATATATCGGAACAG TTACATCATGACGCGGAGAAGACCAGAGAAGAAATACTGTCTCTGATCGCGCACCACGTTACCGCTGTGAATTACATCTATAGAGACACCAGATTTGACGGCAGAATCAAACATAGGAATATTAAATTCGAGGTGCAACGGATAAAG ATCGATGACGATACAGCTTGCACGCCCCAACAAACGTATGGCGAGCCAAACCCGTTCTGCATGGAGAACATTGACGTTagcaactttttaaatttgcatTCGCTCGGCAACCACGAAGATTTTTGCCTCGCCTATGTGTTCACATATAG AGATTTTACTGGCGGCACGCTTGGTCTTGCTTGGGTAGCCTCCGCATCCGGTGCATCCGGTGGCATTTGCGAAAGATACAAAACATACACGGAAACTGTCGGAGGAATGTATCAATCCACCAAGAGATCTTTGAATACCGGAATCATCacatttgttaattataatagCAGAGTACCACCGAAGGTGTCACAGCTGACATTGGCCCACGAGATAGGACATAATTTCGGATCACCT CACGATTTTCCACCGGAATGCAGACCTGGTGGATTGCACggaaattatattatgtttgcGTCAGCGACAAGCGGTGACCGACctaataatagtaaattttccaaatgCAGTATCGGTAATATCAGCAACGTTTTAGATGCTATCGAAGAcaacaagaaaagaaattgtttcacCG CTTCTGCTGGTGCATTCTGTGGGAATAAGATCGTCGAAGCTGGAGAAGAATGCGATTGCGGGTACGATGACGATGAATGCGTGGATAAATGTTGCTATCCGAGACAAGTGTCGGAATTGGATAAGATAAAGAATGAGACAGCAAAAGGCTGCACCAGGAAGTCCGGAACACAATGCAG CCCCAGTCAAGGGCCCTGCTGTTCCAGCGAATCGTGCCAGTTCGTTCCTCTCTCTAAAAATGTTCAATGCAAAGCGGAATCGGATTGTAGTTACAATTCGACTTGTAATGGACGATCCTCCGAATGTCCTCCACCATTGCCAAGGGCTAACAAAACTAGATGTAACGAGGGAACTCAG TTGTGCATCAATGGCGAGTGTACAGGATCGATTTGCCTAGAGTGGAACCTGACCGAGTGCTTTTTGACTAGTAACGTAATTCCAAACATCGATAAACGGAAATTGTGCGAATTAGCTTGTCAAAATGGAACCGATCCATCGACCTGCCGTAGTACTAGCGAATTTGCACACGTTGTTGGTCTGCCTGAAGGTGGAATTAGCCTCCGGCCTGGATCACCTTGTGATAACTttcaa GGATATTGTGATGTATTTTTGAAGTGTAGAGCGGTTGACGCGGAAGGACCATTAGCCAGACTGAAGAATCTTTTATTCAATAAGGACACGTTGCGTACAGTAGCACAATGGATAACT GAATTCTGGTGGGCAGTACTATTAATGGGAATAgcctttattattttcatgggTTTATTCATCAAGTGCTGTGCCGTTCATACTCCTTCGAGTAATCCTAAGAAACCACCAGCGAGACGTATTAGCGACACTTTAAGAAGACCGATGAATACTCTGAGAAGAatg cGACATCCACATGGCGGAGGTGGAGCCGGTCCCAGAAGTATAcctcctagacaaaatcaagGAGGCCATGGTGCTACTCGGGGCCCCTCTCACGGCTATGGAGAGGGTAGAGGTGCTCAGTATTATCCCAAAG